The Anopheles maculipalpis chromosome 3RL, idAnoMacuDA_375_x, whole genome shotgun sequence genomic sequence AGTTTTCTCGTATGGCGCTCTTGCATACCCGCTTCAGTTGCGTTTTATTACGTCTGAAAGTGGATGCGTTTGGAATCATTCGGCGCAGCAGGGAGGCGAATTCACGTGTAACATGATGCGGCGTTGCATTGAACGTTATCATCACTCTCGGTTTGTAGCTCTTCTTGTAGTACTCGCAAAACTCATCATTCGCCAGATCGTTCAACACTTCCTCCTGATCTTCGCCTTCGATATTGGTAACCGTCGTCTCATCCTTCTCGCGCAGAGTTTCGATCGTATGTTGCGGAACGGACGGTTTGCCTTCCAATTTCCGTGTCTTTTTGGCTGCCTTTTCTTCCTTACGTTTAGTGCCCTGCAGATGCTTGAAGCGTCGGTGACGGATTTCTTTGTTCTTCACAAAATTTAACGGATTGATCACCGGAAATGTTGTCTCCTCCGGATCTTCTTCATCGTCTGCCAAGCCACGACGGCGGCGTAAACGCAGCAGCTCTTCCGCACGCTCTGCTACCTCACGGGCTGCCTTCTCATCCAAGTAGTCCTGCAAGCGTTTGCGCTTCGGCTTAGTATCGTCCCCTTGTTTCTTGGCTTCCACTTTCGAGGTAGATGGTTTGGGTTCCATCTCCACGTCACTATCACTATCGCTGCTCgacattttcttcaaatttattacttttacACTTGTTGCAGTAAGATCGCGGCCCGCAGTTTTGCGACCACGTTTTGTTGTTATTCTGTTTTGTGATGCCGGTGAATGACAGCGGTTTGACAATCAAAACGAAAAGCTGTCAAAAAGGCCCAACTACCCAACTGGCAGAGCTGCGGTCACTCACTCGTGCGCCAGAACTGATAAATTCACTTGTACCTTAACCTGTGATGATTGTTCAGGCAATTCGTGAAAGTAGAGCCGAATCCCTAAATCAACATGGGTAAAGAGACTAGGTGGGCACATAGGTTTGACATCACATACGATtgcacacacatgcactgACAAACGATCAAACTCATTCCTGTCAAATTGTGTTACATTTTTCTACAGGtgtggggcggcccggtggtataggcgacagcggcgccggtcttcaaacgacatgaccggggttcaaatcccatccggaccgtcccctgtagtgaggagtgactatccaactacgcggtatcgggaagtctagtaagccatctgatggccaGCGTAACCTTAGCGGTCggtaagtcaagaagaagaagaagttttcaACAGCGCAATCATCAAATCATTCAGGACGAGCCCACCTAGTGTCTTTACCCACTTTGGCCTGGATAGCGAAAGGCCGCGGCCCAcgtgagattttaaaatgtgaatttcaggttctcatgaatgtttgtgaaattttctcgctttgagaaactgatgaaattaaaaatcgctTTCTGATAAACTGGCGCGTACTCAAGCTACCTACAAAGGGAAATGGAGAAAATGCTTGAAAATGTTTCGCaccgatttcaacagtttgtaATTTCCCGTGGCCTGTGGCCTTCAGGCAGAGGATCTTGTATTAAACCAAGTTCTATTGAAATCCAGGtctcataaaataaaagttataGCAACTCTCGGAACAACGGCAATAAGCCCCGGGCCACGGGAAATTTCAGACTGTTTAAACCCATACGAAACTGTTATCaatcttaaaatttatttttacacattttgtcAGATGGGTTAATTTCCTCATCCAGCAGTATCTCAGTTTTCATAAACCTTTGTCAATTGGGAAGAGTGGTCAATTTGAcatgttatttgtttatagGGTCTTCAGCGTCTGCTTTATACGGAACAGCTGCAAAGTTCCAGTGTGCCTAGCAAAGATAAAACATTAGGCTGGTTTAGCCAGCGGCAAATCAATCGTTGTTTGCTCAAAAGTACACCGAGGAATAGTACAAAACATCATTGTTGAATAGACATTCCGTTGGCTTTCATGCTGAAGATTTCAACTGATTAAAGATGGTAAGATACTTGATCCAATCCTTTTTAATAAATTCCAGGAAGAAGTACACTCAACTGTAGCCACACATTAAAAACGCTTTTTGTTGCAGGTAGATTCTCCTTCCGAAGAGGAACAACAAGAGGTTCTGCttggttggcttggtcctgaTGAATCGGACGATGAAACTAATGCTGTAGACTTGGTCCCTCGTCGATCGACACGGCGACAAAGATCGGCACCccaaaacaatacaaatagAAACCCTACTACCCGGCGCAGAGCTGCACCGGCCCGGACTGTTCCACTGCGGGCTAATCCAGCACAACGGGCCGTCACGATGCAAAATGCAATACGGCGATCCAATGGCCAGGATTTAGAGTACAAACAAAAGATCTTACGAGCTCTCACCCAAATCACACGATCGTTTGAATTGGTAATTGAACAGCAAGCCGATACCACGCTTATGTTTTGGCAGGCAGTCGCAGCCGAAAGCCGTAATTTACGGCCCGATCTGTACACCCAGTTCAAAACGGATGTTATCGACAAATTAGCTGAGTACATAAGATTGAATCGTCAAACGTTCGAAAATGAATCATAAATTTCGTTGCTAAGTTCTatcgataataaaaataacatttggTATTGAGGAAttcgttttattatttgcccAGCATCTCAATGGGTGCCGGAGCGCAAAATATGTTcaataacattaaaaagtgCTGCAATTTTCATAACAAATAACCAATGAAGGTGGTTCTGTGTGCAGGGCTTCGAAGGCAAAGTTTACATCTTGCGAAGCTACCACGGTAATTatacaatatttatttcagCTACCTTGGTTTTTGCCACTGCAAACGTCACGTTGACAGCAGCTTTGAATAGCTTTCTGTCACCGAAATCGTTCCACGAATCCGCCATGTTTTTTCCTATCTGCTGCTACAGCAGTCGTCATCGTTGCCGTGTTTCGTGTTACCAATAGTGAATgcaatattatttattatccCTGCTAAAAATCATTGCATTACTGAATTTTCGTTTGTTCGCGATTGGTGGTTGCTTCGGGAGCAAAGTGTAGACTAGTCCACTAGCCAAGAACGAGGGAATCCGAACCCGATGTAAAGAATCTAGCAGGACGGGGACTGGAAAGTTGCCAAGGAGCCCcaaacgacaacgacgacgacgacgacgcaaAGAGCGACGTTGGTTGGgctccaacaccaccaccttcACCTCATTCATTTCAATTGAAGCAATTTCCAGAGCGACAGATTTCTGAAACATTTACTTGCACTGCAGTTTGCTAATAGGTTTTCGTACGGTTCTGGGGTACATTTTACACAGTGGGTATTGTATACGTATACAAATATCTAGTACAATACGTATGTGGTTCTGGTCATCCTGGAGTATGCATGATCAGCACAACGAAAGGCATCGATCTAGCAAGGGCAGAAAATTCGGTCATTGAGTGTGCGTTGTGTATGTGAGGGAaatagtgtatgtgtgcagtTTTGTTCGTGCCCAGTAACAAACGTCGCAGTGTGTCCATCACGGTCATCGTGTATGCGGTAGTAAAGTGCACACGTACATAAAAAGTGGCACCGGGTGGGTGGGGCAAGAAGGAAGGCAGGCAGGTAGCAAAATTGAAGAGGGCAAGGAAAGGccaactaccaccaccacctttcTGTCAGGTCAGGTGTCAGTCAGCAACCTCGCGAACGGAGGCTGACTACTCTtcacagcagcaaaacaatcacATACCGGACGAGGACAGCGGCCTAAAGCGTCAACACGGCTGAACGATGAATCGAACGGACGGGCTTGTGAGACGTGTAAAAGCACGCGACACCGAATCGAACGGTGGATCATCTTCATCCGCTGCTAATCATGCCGACCAGGAGGACAACAAAGTGGACAAGGAGGACGAGATGGAAGACTGCGATTCAAAGGAAACGCGGCTTACTTTGATGGAAGAGGTGCTGTTGCTTGGTCTAAAGGATAAGGAGGTAAGGAGTGACGCCGACGGAAGTGCACATGACGATGGGAGACGTAGAAGCAGGCTGACTGTCGGTTGCAAATTAACCCTGTCCCCAGCAACCAGAATAACTTCATATTCTAGGCAAACGAGCAGCCCCAGCAACTATGGAGGCATTTATATATTTCTATTAGTTTGCTAATAGCTGCTAAATATGCTGCCCCAATTCTACGTTATTTCCATTGCCAATTATATGAACAGTCtaaacacaattaaaatgcataaataaCGCTGACGGCTTCAGTAACGGTTTTAATGAAAAGATATTTTTACCTATAActtcttatttatttgttgcaaAATGCTGAAAACTGCACATTAAACATGTGATAAAATTGTCTTATAGCTGCAATAAGCGTTTCATtgtgaaaattgtgcaaaGCACTGAaaccaattttttaaaacttttccatttaaaaaaaacattccatacTGGAATAATCATTACTAGAAAACGACTAAGACTTGAGGTGTTTTATGTATACTAAAGGAAAGAGGaaaagttaaattaattttcatgaCAATATAACACCACAATTGAATtacgtttaatttttgttttaaagccTCGTCATTTGCTAGATACCCCCGGTGTAACCCGGTCGCCTGGAATAGAGGTATAGGAAAAAAATTAGT encodes the following:
- the LOC126564871 gene encoding probable ribosome production factor 1; this encodes MSSSDSDSDVEMEPKPSTSKVEAKKQGDDTKPKRKRLQDYLDEKAAREVAERAEELLRLRRRRGLADDEEDPEETTFPVINPLNFVKNKEIRHRRFKHLQGTKRKEEKAAKKTRKLEGKPSVPQHTIETLREKDETTVTNIEGEDQEEVLNDLANDEFCEYYKKSYKPRVMITFNATPHHVTREFASLLRRMIPNASTFRRNKTQLKRVCKSAIRENFTDIVVVNENKKKPEGLLLIHLPEGPTAHFKISNFKGLKDLKRKETDITTHRPEVILNNFTTRLGLTIGRMLGALFHYEPEFRGRRAVTFHNQRDYIFFRHHLYEFDKNGKRVKLRELGPRFTLKLRSLQVGLFDGKCGDYEWMITNKRHQMESRRRFFL